In one Oncorhynchus nerka isolate Pitt River linkage group LG7, Oner_Uvic_2.0, whole genome shotgun sequence genomic region, the following are encoded:
- the LOC115131557 gene encoding acidic leucine-rich nuclear phosphoprotein 32 family member E-like — MEMKKRISLELRNRTPAEVTELVVDNCRTSDGEVEGLTDDFKELEFLSMVNVGLTSLAKLPSLPKLRKLELSDNNISGHLETLSEKSPNLTYLNLSGNKIKELSNVEALQNLKNLKSLDLFNCEITTLEEYRESIFELLPQVTYLDGFDQEDNEAPDSEADADDDEGEDGAGPTGDYDDEDDDEEEEEEVSEGREVGLSYLMKEKIQDEEDDDDYAEEEDGKEKAGVKVEKRKRDAEDEGEDDDDDDDDDDD; from the exons gtgacagagctggtggtggATAACTGCCGCACCAGTGATGGTGAAGTAGAGGGCCTGACAGATGACTTCAAGGAGCTGGAATTCCTCAGCATGGTCAACGTTGGACTCACCTCCCTGGCAAAGCTACCGTCGCTGCCCAAACTGCGCAAG TTGGAGCTGAGTGACAACAATATCTCAGGTCATTTGGAGACACTTTCAGAGAAATCCCCCAACCTGACGTATCTAAACCTGAGTGGCAACAAGATAAAGGAGCTGAGCAACGTTGAGGCCCTG CAAAATCTGAAGAACCTGAAGAGCCTGGACCTGTTTAACTGTGAGATCACCACACTGGAGGAGTACCGTGAGAGCATCTTTGAGCTGCTGCCTCAGGTCACCTACCTGGACGGCTTCGACCAGGAGGACAACGAGGCCCCTGACTCAGAGGCAGACGCCGACG ATGATGAGGGGGAGGACGGAGCCGGACCAACAGGGGACTATGACGATGAAGATGAcgacgaggaggaggaagaggaggtctcGGAAGGAAGAGAGGTTGGGCTCTCTTACCTAATGAAGGAAAAGATCCAG GATGAAGAGGATGATGATGACTAcgcagaggaggaggatggaaaaG AGAAGGCAGGAGTCAAAGttgagaagaggaagagggatgctgaggatgaaggggaggatgatgatgatgacgatgacgaCGATGATGACTAG